Proteins from a genomic interval of Anatilimnocola floriformis:
- a CDS encoding helix-turn-helix transcriptional regulator: protein MSTAPETSDLQFLDLLRKHRAMGVSQLIANTGVTATAVRQRLNRLLRDGLIEREVKTGSRGRPSHKYQLTEKGRRSAGANFTDLAVALWQEIRDIKDREIRRGLLQRVSKRMAEAYAEQIHGDSLDERMESLAQLFTAKQIPFDVQRANDSRSLPILSAHSCPYPELAEQDQSICAMERMMFSELLGESVKLSNCRLNGDSCCTFEPAAISTGPLVEMPPAAVS from the coding sequence ATGTCTACCGCACCCGAAACCTCCGACCTGCAGTTCCTCGACTTGCTCCGCAAGCATCGAGCGATGGGCGTATCGCAATTAATTGCGAACACGGGAGTTACGGCGACTGCGGTCCGGCAGCGATTGAACCGGCTGTTACGCGATGGTTTGATCGAACGGGAAGTGAAGACCGGCTCGCGGGGCCGCCCTTCACATAAGTACCAGCTCACAGAAAAAGGTCGCCGTTCGGCGGGGGCCAATTTCACGGATCTGGCCGTGGCTCTGTGGCAGGAGATCCGGGACATCAAGGACCGGGAGATTCGCCGCGGTTTGCTGCAGCGCGTGAGCAAGCGGATGGCCGAAGCCTACGCCGAGCAGATTCACGGTGATTCGCTGGATGAACGGATGGAATCGCTGGCGCAACTCTTTACGGCCAAGCAGATTCCGTTCGACGTGCAGCGCGCCAACGATAGTCGTTCGCTGCCGATTTTGAGTGCTCATTCCTGCCCTTATCCCGAGTTGGCAGAACAGGATCAGAGCATTTGTGCGATGGAACGGATGATGTTTTCGGAGTTGCTCGGCGAGAGCGTCAAGCTGTCGAACTGCCGGCTCAATGGCGACAGCTGTTGCACGTTTGAACCGGCGGCGATTTCGACAGGGCCGCTAGTCGAAATGCCACCGGCTGCGGTATCCTAA
- a CDS encoding motility protein A yields the protein MDMATVMGLVLAVGMIGASVTMSGGSPTAFYDSAAIAMVGGGMAAALLLCFPISTVMKLPSVLFRLLFPQVANVRGLVDELTRLADVARRDGLLAIEHRKDEIAHPFIRLGVELAVDGTRPEMLEEVLRSEIDALGRRHREGKGMLDQLGRSAPAFGLIGTLLGLIVMLGNISDPASIAGGMAVALITTLYGAVLSTASILPMAEKLAYYSRQEMLQREIIVRGILAIQAGDHPRLIAQRLQVYLPPGQRGDGR from the coding sequence ATGGATATGGCAACGGTAATGGGCCTGGTCCTGGCGGTCGGCATGATTGGCGCTTCGGTCACGATGAGCGGCGGCTCGCCCACCGCGTTTTATGATTCCGCTGCCATCGCGATGGTCGGCGGCGGCATGGCGGCGGCGCTGCTCCTCTGCTTTCCGATCAGCACCGTGATGAAGTTGCCGTCGGTTCTCTTTCGGCTCCTCTTTCCTCAAGTCGCCAACGTTCGCGGCCTCGTCGATGAGCTCACGCGCCTCGCCGATGTCGCGCGGCGAGATGGCTTGCTGGCGATCGAACATCGCAAAGATGAAATCGCCCATCCCTTCATTCGCCTCGGCGTGGAACTCGCCGTCGATGGCACTCGGCCGGAGATGCTCGAGGAAGTGTTGCGGAGCGAAATCGACGCTCTCGGCCGTCGGCATCGCGAAGGAAAAGGAATGCTCGATCAACTGGGGCGTTCGGCGCCGGCCTTTGGTCTGATCGGCACGTTGCTCGGGCTGATCGTGATGCTCGGCAACATCAGCGATCCGGCCAGCATCGCCGGCGGCATGGCCGTGGCGCTGATCACCACTTTGTATGGCGCTGTTCTCTCGACCGCATCGATCCTACCGATGGCAGAGAAGCTCGCTTATTACAGCCGGCAGGAAATGCTGCAGCGCGAAATCATCGTCCGCGGCATTCTCGCCATTCAAGCCGGTGATCATCCGCGACTCATCGCGCAGCGACTGCAGGTTTATCTCCCGCCGGGCCAACGAGGCGATGGCCGATGA
- a CDS encoding ankyrin repeat domain-containing protein: MSNLAYLCSLPTPDITAAWQIIAASKNAVPLLWLALFAPDEWQSLPSAAPPREAPLTTRTQALARLPAAIARLDALFAEQGTLRHHAAALRTALELIDPNQPFLALDLAEIAAMTEPGKFYSQVQTALRYLAGEDIPNPQALLVDLTGLVLKRRKFHPPAAFHEQDLPAADYKNLDHLIGSSYDDELPWEIPPPAPEHPLIAAVLNNDLAAVDAQLAAGADPNALSLQERPALVLAAKSGNLAIVQRLLSARAAVNRDRPLIAAIEGGHIEVARVLIRTRADLELGSPLSLAILKKHDELAAELIKARAPLNPVRQHCDSTPLVVACRLNNAPLVKLLLAAGANPNIEAKDRVTPLRQCATHGSAAAAELLLERGADPNQVGGFNKCSPLFEAVINRHVSIVALLLASGRVAADEVRKVATMAQQKHYKPSSALLEAALARMPADS, translated from the coding sequence ATGTCGAACCTGGCGTACTTGTGCAGCTTGCCCACGCCCGACATCACTGCCGCGTGGCAGATTATCGCGGCCAGCAAGAATGCAGTACCGCTACTCTGGCTGGCCCTCTTCGCTCCTGATGAATGGCAGTCGCTGCCCAGCGCAGCACCACCTCGCGAAGCTCCACTCACCACCCGAACGCAAGCGCTCGCTCGTTTACCAGCAGCGATCGCGCGCCTTGATGCACTCTTCGCGGAACAGGGAACGTTAAGACATCACGCGGCTGCCTTGCGCACCGCCCTTGAACTCATTGATCCGAATCAGCCGTTTCTCGCGCTGGATCTTGCTGAAATCGCCGCGATGACCGAGCCCGGCAAGTTCTATTCGCAAGTGCAAACTGCCCTGCGTTACTTGGCCGGAGAGGACATTCCTAATCCTCAAGCCTTGCTCGTTGATCTCACCGGGCTGGTCCTCAAACGCCGGAAGTTTCATCCACCGGCGGCATTTCATGAGCAGGACCTTCCCGCTGCCGATTACAAGAATCTCGATCATCTGATTGGTTCTTCGTATGACGACGAACTCCCATGGGAAATTCCGCCGCCGGCGCCAGAGCATCCACTGATCGCAGCCGTACTGAACAACGACCTGGCAGCCGTCGATGCGCAGTTAGCTGCAGGCGCCGATCCGAACGCGCTGAGTTTGCAGGAGAGACCAGCGCTCGTCTTAGCGGCGAAGTCGGGAAACCTGGCGATCGTGCAACGCTTGCTCAGCGCACGCGCAGCCGTGAATCGCGATCGGCCGTTGATTGCGGCGATCGAGGGTGGACACATCGAAGTAGCGCGCGTCTTGATCCGCACACGTGCCGATCTGGAACTGGGATCGCCGCTGTCACTAGCCATTTTGAAAAAGCACGACGAGTTAGCCGCAGAGTTGATCAAAGCGAGAGCCCCCTTAAATCCCGTTCGGCAGCACTGCGATTCGACTCCCTTGGTGGTCGCGTGCAGACTTAACAACGCGCCGCTGGTCAAGTTGCTGCTCGCTGCCGGCGCGAACCCCAACATTGAAGCCAAGGATCGAGTCACTCCACTGAGGCAATGCGCGACACACGGTTCGGCCGCTGCCGCCGAATTGTTGCTGGAGCGCGGCGCTGATCCGAATCAAGTTGGCGGATTCAACAAGTGTTCGCCGCTCTTTGAAGCCGTGATTAACCGGCACGTCTCAATCGTTGCCCTGCTGCTCGCTTCCGGCCGAGTCGCCGCAGACGAAGTGCGAAAAGTGGCGACCATGGCGCAGCAGAAGCATTACAAACCAAGCAGCGCACTCCTCGAGGCTGCCCTCGCGCGAATGCCTGCTGATTCGTAA
- a CDS encoding flagellar motor protein MotB has translation MNQHLMNDDTERAPVWLITYSDLMTLLLVMFVLLFSLSEFKQTEKFQGVARSIHAKFGHTDEKEAVASTQAVLSGNLRAGFERRAALLLPSP, from the coding sequence ATGAACCAGCACCTGATGAATGACGACACCGAGCGCGCACCGGTCTGGCTGATCACGTACAGCGATTTGATGACGTTGCTACTGGTAATGTTCGTGCTGCTGTTTTCGCTCAGCGAATTCAAGCAAACCGAAAAGTTCCAGGGAGTCGCCCGTTCGATCCACGCCAAGTTCGGCCACACCGATGAGAAGGAAGCGGTGGCGAGTACGCAGGCGGTACTCAGCGGAAATCTCCGCGCTGGATTCGAACGCCGGGCCGCCCTCTTGTTGCCGTCTCCGTGA
- the sufC gene encoding Fe-S cluster assembly ATPase SufC has translation MSDTLVITNLHCSVEGKQILRGVNLTVRRGETHALMGPNGSGKSTLGLVIMGHPKYEVTEGTITLNGVDLHEKAPDERARAGLFYAFQRPVAIPGVKLADFLRHAATNVRNPERKEGEELMPMKDFRKELKAKMEQLRMNPEFARRYVNDGFSGGEMKRAEILQMAMLQPKIAILDETDSGLDADAVRLASQSIAEIGREKMGLLIITHHDKLLEHNPPEYTHVMLGGRIVETGGRELADELHSSGYDRIRKAYPDAAEENRLMAAKEEAAAAAH, from the coding sequence ATGTCCGATACGCTGGTCATTACGAATTTGCATTGCTCGGTCGAAGGAAAGCAAATCCTCCGCGGCGTGAACCTCACCGTTCGCCGTGGCGAAACTCACGCGCTCATGGGTCCGAACGGCAGCGGCAAGAGCACGCTGGGCCTCGTGATCATGGGGCACCCTAAGTATGAAGTGACCGAAGGAACGATCACGCTCAACGGTGTCGACTTGCACGAAAAAGCCCCCGATGAACGGGCCCGCGCTGGTTTGTTCTATGCCTTTCAACGGCCTGTGGCGATTCCCGGCGTGAAGCTCGCCGATTTCCTCCGGCATGCGGCGACCAACGTCCGCAATCCGGAACGGAAAGAGGGCGAAGAACTGATGCCGATGAAGGACTTCCGCAAAGAGCTGAAAGCCAAGATGGAACAGCTGCGGATGAACCCCGAGTTCGCCCGCCGCTACGTCAACGACGGCTTTTCCGGCGGCGAAATGAAGCGGGCCGAAATCCTGCAGATGGCTATGCTTCAGCCGAAGATTGCCATCCTCGACGAAACCGACTCCGGCCTCGATGCCGACGCGGTGCGCCTGGCCAGCCAGAGCATCGCCGAAATCGGCCGTGAGAAGATGGGCCTGCTCATCATCACTCACCACGACAAACTGCTCGAACACAACCCGCCGGAATACACGCACGTGATGCTGGGCGGACGGATCGTCGAAACCGGCGGTCGCGAGCTGGCCGATGAATTGCACTCATCCGGCTACGATCGCATTCGCAAAGCTTATCCCGACGCCGCGGAGGAAAACCGCCTGATGGCTGCCAAAGAAGAAGCAGCCGCTGCGGCTCACTAA
- the sufB gene encoding Fe-S cluster assembly protein SufB — translation MTTETTTPILDADPIGEINKYDFQTVSKPVFKARKGIDAEIVHQISDMKNEPDWMREFRLKSLDIFFEKPMPKWGGDVALDFQDIYYYLKPTNGQGRTWDEVPQEIKDTFEKLGIPEAERKFLSGVKAQFESEVIYGSLKQDLSDKGVIFTDTDTAVREHPELLRKYFGTIIPPQDNKFAALNSAVWSGGSFIYVPKGLKIDFPLQAYFRINAENMGQFERTLIIVDEGASIHYVEGCTAPMYSSESLHSAVVEISVQKGARCRYTTIQNWANNIYNLVTKRAMAYADATMEWIDGNLGSHLTMKYPAVYMMEPGARGEILSIAFAGKHQHQDAGAKLVHCAPNTTGQIISKSISKNGGRSSYRGLVRVEKGATNVKTNVVCDALILDDKSRSDTYPYLEIAEQDVSIGHEASVSRIGEEQLFYLTSRGLTEAEASAMIVNGFIEPLVKELPMEYAVEMNRLIQMQMEGSVG, via the coding sequence ATGACAACTGAAACGACTACACCGATCCTGGATGCGGATCCCATCGGCGAAATCAACAAGTACGACTTTCAAACAGTCAGCAAGCCGGTCTTCAAAGCTCGCAAGGGCATCGATGCCGAGATCGTCCACCAGATCTCGGATATGAAGAACGAGCCCGACTGGATGCGCGAATTCCGCCTCAAGTCGCTCGACATCTTCTTCGAAAAGCCGATGCCCAAATGGGGCGGCGACGTTGCGCTCGACTTCCAGGACATCTACTACTACCTCAAGCCGACCAACGGCCAAGGTCGTACCTGGGACGAAGTTCCGCAAGAGATCAAAGACACCTTCGAAAAGCTCGGCATTCCTGAAGCGGAACGCAAATTCCTCTCCGGCGTGAAGGCTCAGTTCGAAAGCGAAGTGATCTACGGCTCGCTCAAGCAAGATCTGTCCGACAAGGGCGTGATCTTCACCGACACCGACACTGCCGTTCGTGAACATCCCGAACTGCTCCGCAAATACTTCGGCACGATCATTCCGCCCCAAGACAACAAGTTTGCGGCTCTCAACTCGGCCGTGTGGTCGGGCGGTTCGTTCATCTACGTGCCGAAGGGCTTGAAGATCGATTTCCCGCTGCAGGCCTATTTCCGCATCAATGCCGAGAACATGGGGCAGTTCGAGCGGACGCTGATCATCGTCGATGAAGGGGCAAGCATCCACTATGTGGAAGGCTGCACCGCACCGATGTACAGCAGCGAAAGCCTCCACTCTGCCGTGGTGGAAATCAGCGTGCAGAAGGGCGCTCGTTGCCGCTACACGACGATTCAGAACTGGGCCAACAACATCTATAACCTGGTGACCAAGCGGGCCATGGCTTATGCCGACGCCACCATGGAATGGATCGACGGCAACCTCGGCAGTCACCTGACGATGAAATATCCCGCCGTCTACATGATGGAACCGGGCGCTCGCGGCGAGATTCTCTCGATCGCCTTCGCCGGCAAACATCAGCATCAAGACGCCGGCGCCAAGCTGGTTCACTGCGCTCCGAACACCACGGGCCAGATCATCAGCAAGAGCATTTCGAAGAACGGCGGCCGTAGCAGCTACCGCGGTCTGGTTCGCGTCGAAAAGGGCGCGACGAATGTGAAGACCAACGTCGTTTGCGACGCCTTGATCCTCGACGACAAGAGCCGCAGCGATACGTACCCCTACCTCGAGATCGCCGAACAAGACGTCTCGATCGGCCACGAAGCCAGCGTCTCGCGGATCGGCGAAGAACAGCTGTTCTACCTCACCAGCCGCGGCCTGACCGAAGCCGAAGCCTCGGCGATGATCGTCAACGGATTCATCGAACCGTTGGTGAAAGAACTGCCGATGGAATACGCGGTGGAAATGAACCGCCTGATCCAGATGCAGATGGAAGGTTCGGTGGGGTAG
- a CDS encoding NADH-quinone oxidoreductase subunit B — translation MSTQPWIEARIEEGVFTTTLEQAINWARQSSIWPMTFGLACCAIEMMAAGASRYDMDRFGAGAFRATPRQADLMIVAGTVTYKMASRVRRLYNMMPDPKFVIAMGACTVGGGPYFKWGYHVVKGVDLVVPVDVYVPGCPPRPEALLEGLMRIQDKIRGHKIGKKRETGEAGWLTLGQKSEDELPIPHHSGFVSTDVDIAPVMDHQKITG, via the coding sequence ATGTCCACACAACCTTGGATCGAAGCACGCATCGAAGAAGGGGTCTTCACCACGACCCTCGAGCAAGCGATCAACTGGGCCCGGCAATCGAGCATCTGGCCGATGACCTTTGGTCTGGCCTGCTGTGCGATCGAAATGATGGCCGCCGGTGCTAGTCGCTACGACATGGACCGCTTCGGCGCCGGTGCTTTCCGCGCCACGCCTCGCCAGGCCGATCTGATGATCGTCGCCGGCACGGTGACCTACAAAATGGCGAGCCGCGTTCGCCGCCTTTACAACATGATGCCTGACCCGAAGTTCGTCATCGCGATGGGCGCCTGCACCGTCGGCGGTGGTCCTTACTTCAAATGGGGTTACCACGTGGTGAAGGGCGTTGACTTGGTGGTGCCGGTCGACGTTTACGTCCCTGGTTGCCCGCCGCGTCCGGAAGCTTTGCTCGAAGGCTTGATGCGGATTCAAGACAAGATTCGCGGTCACAAGATCGGCAAGAAGCGCGAAACGGGCGAAGCCGGTTGGCTCACGCTCGGTCAGAAGAGCGAAGACGAACTGCCGATTCCGCACCATAGCGGCTTTGTGTCGACCGACGTCGATATCGCGCCGGTGATGGATCATCAAAAGATCACGGGTTAG
- a CDS encoding sodium-dependent transporter has protein sequence MGGKDRWASRTGLVFAMAGNAVGLGNFLRFPAQTAANGGGAFLIPYLVALVVIGIPLIWVEWAMGRYGGQHGHHSTPGIFDAIGRRPFWKYIGVFGLWSNLIIAAFYLYIESWTMAYASYSLLGGFETTDPSQYFNRITGEQPAGIWSFSVPGLVMFGLCVGLNIWILSRGLTAGIELVCKIGMPLLMIFAVLLAVRALLIVPATEPAGWAIADAKAVASPFDGLRLFWEPKFDRLWNPTVWLAAAGQMFFTLSLGMGSIHCYASYLREKDDIVLSSSAVVWTSEFCKVILGSLLLIPIAVAYFGVEQVQALTAGGSGFDIGFRKFPILFLNWGFLAPIAGFLWFTLLFFAALTSSIAMGQPIVSFLQSEFGYSRQKSALAFGLMLLPLALPVALLHSRSFLYEFDYWAGSFALILFALAETILFAWVFGMDRAWEEITKGAQLKIPRAFAHFIKFVTPTFLLLILIAYTFHPVGRVEVADPKTNERRIEARGWRPYITGWFSSDKMQPWEWSREGMIGKLLNRDLTDEKLALQQHLVTTSLTDAQHKAARDQLAFIPTLRILRRIDRGVMICAFLFCCGLVWFAWRKRAANEDGPAKPKAKPREAAKEVAKEIKR, from the coding sequence ATGGGCGGGAAGGATCGATGGGCCTCGCGCACGGGCCTGGTGTTCGCCATGGCTGGCAACGCTGTTGGCCTGGGCAACTTCCTGCGCTTCCCCGCTCAAACGGCCGCCAATGGCGGCGGCGCCTTCCTGATTCCTTATCTTGTAGCCCTCGTCGTCATCGGCATTCCGCTGATTTGGGTCGAATGGGCCATGGGCCGTTATGGCGGCCAGCACGGCCACCACAGCACGCCCGGCATCTTCGACGCCATTGGTCGTCGCCCATTTTGGAAATACATCGGGGTCTTCGGCCTGTGGTCGAACCTGATCATCGCGGCGTTCTATCTCTACATCGAATCGTGGACGATGGCTTACGCGAGCTACTCGCTCCTCGGCGGTTTTGAAACAACCGACCCGTCGCAATATTTCAATCGCATCACCGGCGAACAGCCGGCCGGCATTTGGTCGTTCAGCGTGCCGGGGCTCGTGATGTTCGGGCTGTGCGTCGGCCTCAATATCTGGATTCTCTCGCGCGGCCTGACCGCGGGCATCGAACTGGTTTGCAAGATCGGCATGCCGCTATTGATGATCTTTGCTGTCCTGCTCGCCGTTCGCGCGCTACTAATCGTGCCGGCCACCGAACCGGCCGGCTGGGCCATCGCCGATGCGAAAGCGGTGGCCAGTCCCTTCGACGGCCTTCGGCTGTTTTGGGAACCGAAGTTCGATCGCCTCTGGAATCCCACCGTTTGGCTCGCTGCTGCCGGACAGATGTTCTTCACACTGTCGCTCGGCATGGGCTCGATTCATTGCTATGCCTCCTACCTGCGCGAAAAAGACGACATCGTGCTGAGCTCCTCTGCCGTGGTTTGGACGAGCGAGTTCTGCAAAGTGATTCTCGGCAGCCTGCTGCTGATCCCGATCGCGGTCGCTTACTTCGGCGTCGAGCAGGTGCAAGCCCTTACCGCTGGCGGCAGTGGCTTTGACATTGGCTTTCGCAAATTTCCCATTCTCTTTTTGAACTGGGGCTTCCTCGCGCCGATTGCGGGCTTCCTCTGGTTCACGCTCCTCTTCTTTGCCGCGCTCACCAGTTCGATCGCCATGGGGCAACCGATCGTGTCGTTCCTGCAATCGGAGTTCGGCTATTCGCGGCAGAAGAGTGCGCTCGCCTTTGGCCTGATGTTGCTCCCCTTGGCTTTGCCGGTGGCGCTCCTGCACAGCCGATCGTTCTTGTACGAATTCGATTATTGGGCAGGCTCGTTCGCGCTGATTCTTTTTGCTTTGGCCGAAACGATTCTGTTCGCTTGGGTCTTCGGCATGGATCGCGCCTGGGAAGAAATCACTAAGGGAGCCCAACTAAAAATCCCGCGCGCGTTCGCGCACTTCATCAAGTTTGTCACGCCGACGTTCCTGCTGTTGATCCTGATCGCTTACACGTTTCATCCCGTCGGCCGAGTCGAAGTCGCCGATCCGAAAACGAACGAGCGGCGCATTGAAGCTCGCGGTTGGCGGCCGTACATCACCGGTTGGTTTAGCAGCGACAAAATGCAGCCGTGGGAATGGTCGCGCGAAGGGATGATCGGCAAGCTCCTCAATCGCGACCTGACCGATGAAAAACTCGCGCTGCAACAGCACCTCGTCACCACTTCGCTGACGGACGCGCAGCACAAAGCTGCCCGCGATCAGCTCGCCTTCATTCCCACGTTGCGCATTCTGCGGCGCATCGACCGCGGCGTGATGATCTGCGCCTTCCTCTTCTGCTGCGGCCTGGTCTGGTTTGCCTGGCGCAAGCGGGCCGCCAATGAAGATGGCCCGGCCAAACCGAAAGCCAAGCCGAGAGAGGCTGCGAAAGAAGTCGCCAAGGAGATCAAACGATGA
- the sufD gene encoding Fe-S cluster assembly protein SufD: MSATTVPSFSTEAFEAFLKTRHEPEWLTQLRRHCWEIFQRLDWPARNDEEWIRTDIRLLKLSQYSLPQDNNKPADPPPALLAEGVQLAGHVTAVDGKPQSAAVDKKWTDKGVVFGSLDELVNTHGELVQKYLLTRAVNPEYDRFAALHGACWSGGHFLYVPRNVSIGDPFHFLSALSAGGADLGHTLIVLEEGAEATVMCETASQLVAAGTQSGTTGSFHNGALEVILAPRALLRLVSLQNWSDQVWNFAHQKALVGHDASLQWTIAAMGSRLSKVNQHVELCGKGAECQVNGVLFTEGKQHISYHTLQHHAAAQCRSDFLYKAALQDKSRTVWRGMIKVDPHAQKTDGYQRNDNLMLSTEARADSIPGLEIEADDVRCTHGSTTGKVDEELIFYAQARGLSRQEATRIIVSGFFQQIFDRITIESVRDALGHAILRRVREYS; the protein is encoded by the coding sequence ATGTCAGCCACGACCGTTCCTTCATTCTCCACTGAAGCCTTTGAGGCCTTTCTCAAGACTCGCCACGAACCTGAATGGCTCACGCAGCTGCGTCGTCATTGTTGGGAAATCTTCCAGCGCCTCGATTGGCCCGCGCGCAACGACGAAGAGTGGATCCGCACCGACATCCGCCTGCTGAAGCTCAGCCAGTATTCTCTGCCGCAGGACAACAACAAGCCAGCCGATCCGCCGCCGGCGCTATTGGCCGAAGGCGTGCAACTCGCCGGCCATGTGACTGCCGTCGATGGCAAGCCGCAATCGGCTGCGGTCGATAAGAAGTGGACCGACAAGGGCGTGGTCTTTGGCAGTCTCGACGAACTCGTGAACACGCACGGCGAGCTGGTTCAAAAATATCTCCTCACCCGCGCAGTGAATCCGGAATACGATCGCTTTGCCGCCTTGCACGGCGCTTGCTGGTCGGGCGGTCACTTTCTGTACGTGCCGCGCAACGTGAGCATCGGCGACCCGTTCCATTTCCTCTCGGCCCTTTCGGCCGGGGGCGCGGATCTTGGTCACACGCTGATCGTGCTTGAGGAAGGCGCCGAAGCGACGGTCATGTGCGAAACGGCGAGTCAACTTGTTGCTGCGGGTACGCAGAGCGGCACGACCGGTAGCTTTCACAACGGTGCGCTCGAAGTCATTCTTGCGCCGCGAGCCCTGCTGCGGCTCGTCAGTTTGCAGAACTGGTCCGACCAAGTTTGGAACTTCGCCCATCAAAAAGCGCTCGTCGGCCACGATGCTTCGTTGCAATGGACCATCGCCGCCATGGGCAGCCGTCTGAGCAAGGTCAATCAACACGTCGAACTCTGCGGCAAAGGCGCCGAGTGCCAGGTCAACGGCGTGCTCTTTACCGAAGGCAAACAGCACATTTCGTATCACACGCTGCAACATCACGCTGCAGCGCAGTGCCGCAGCGACTTTTTGTACAAAGCAGCCCTGCAAGATAAGTCGCGCACGGTGTGGCGCGGCATGATCAAGGTCGATCCGCACGCGCAGAAGACCGACGGTTATCAGCGCAACGATAACCTGATGCTCAGCACCGAAGCCCGCGCTGATTCGATCCCCGGTCTCGAAATCGAAGCCGATGACGTGCGTTGCACGCACGGCAGCACGACGGGCAAAGTCGACGAAGAACTGATCTTCTACGCGCAAGCCCGCGGCCTGTCGCGGCAAGAAGCGACGCGGATCATCGTCAGCGGTTTCTTCCAACAGATTTTTGACCGCATCACGATCGAAAGCGTCCGCGACGCCCTCGGCCACGCCATTCTCCGCCGCGTGCGCGAATACTCGTAA
- a CDS encoding flagellar FlbD family protein, translated as MIKLTRLDGEPFILNAELIRYIESRPDTFVTLTSGDRMIVREPMDEVMQRAVRYQQSKFLLPPQPTARVSASKETA; from the coding sequence ATGATTAAGTTAACCCGCCTCGACGGCGAACCATTCATCCTCAACGCCGAGTTGATTCGCTACATCGAATCGCGACCTGATACGTTCGTGACGCTGACGTCGGGCGACCGGATGATCGTGCGCGAGCCGATGGACGAAGTCATGCAGCGGGCCGTGCGCTATCAGCAGTCGAAGTTCCTCTTGCCGCCGCAACCGACGGCTCGAGTCAGCGCGAGCAAGGAGACTGCATAA
- a CDS encoding redoxin domain-containing protein translates to MTTSNSTPAGGKRAGSSIKDAVLATVALIALAVVGWYLYQQLRPAPAYTFEVLEGPVESNQDNVTAAQLLDMPLVDEQGQPVSLRERQGKQHLVIVFTRGSMAAVPARSKGPQLPQLPNVCPYCSTQATGIANCMPEFIKEDAAVLLVFPVTELTQNVDAVTLRNTVKKPGEEPAFPILLDVKLQAVDKLGLRDHLARPASFIIDKSGDLRFAYVAKKGSADRPSGNELLRRVKQLNEEKQ, encoded by the coding sequence GTGACCACGTCAAACTCGACGCCTGCCGGCGGCAAGCGCGCCGGTTCATCGATCAAGGACGCAGTGCTCGCCACCGTGGCATTGATCGCGCTCGCGGTTGTCGGTTGGTATCTCTATCAGCAGCTTCGACCGGCTCCGGCCTATACATTCGAGGTTCTCGAAGGGCCCGTCGAATCGAATCAGGACAACGTCACGGCTGCGCAACTGCTCGACATGCCACTGGTCGATGAGCAGGGCCAGCCTGTGTCGCTGCGCGAGCGGCAAGGGAAGCAACACCTGGTGATCGTCTTTACCCGCGGTTCGATGGCTGCCGTGCCAGCTCGCAGCAAAGGGCCGCAGCTGCCGCAATTGCCGAACGTCTGTCCGTATTGCTCCACCCAGGCCACAGGCATCGCCAATTGCATGCCGGAATTCATCAAGGAAGATGCCGCCGTGCTACTCGTCTTTCCGGTGACCGAACTCACGCAAAATGTCGATGCCGTCACATTGCGCAACACGGTCAAAAAACCAGGCGAAGAGCCGGCGTTTCCGATTCTGCTCGATGTCAAACTCCAAGCCGTCGATAAGCTCGGCCTGCGCGATCATCTCGCGCGCCCCGCGTCGTTCATCATCGACAAATCAGGAGACCTGCGGTTTGCCTACGTCGCCAAGAAAGGCTCCGCCGACCGCCCCAGCGGCAATGAATTGCTGAGGCGAGTGAAGCAGCTGAATGAAGAAAAGCAGTAA